One part of the Vitis riparia cultivar Riparia Gloire de Montpellier isolate 1030 chromosome 6, EGFV_Vit.rip_1.0, whole genome shotgun sequence genome encodes these proteins:
- the LOC117915592 gene encoding transcription factor PCL1 encodes MGEEVRMSDINGGDGGDDERVLEWEAGLPAADDLTPLSQPLIPPELASAFSITPEPCRTLLEVNRASQSTFSTIRGQSHSFSSNNFKSFNEERNREPAVVEPEETGDRDGSGSESRKVRKVDCAEEADSAMRTENSNDDPSARTLKRPRLVWTPQLHKRFVDVVGHLGIKNAVPKTIMQLMNVEGLTRENVASHLQKYRLYLKRMQGLSNEGPSSSDHLFASTPVPQSLHESGGKVHGNGHGNGHMSVPIPMPYGQTMMHMPVLGVSHGHGHMGMSGPGGYHGYESHHPYNMLQQRDWSVVSYPNVGPNDQ; translated from the coding sequence ATGGGCGAAGAAGTGAGGATGAGTGATATTAACGGAGGTGATGGCGGCGATGACGAGCGAGTGCTCGAGTGGGAGGCGGGGCTGCCCGCTGCCGATGATCTGACTCCCCTATCTCAGCCGTTGATCCCTCCGGAGCTGGCGTCGGCGTTCAGCATAACGCCGGAGCCGTGCCGTACGCTGCTGGAGGTGAATCGTGCGTCGCAGAGTACGTTTTCGACCATTCGAGGGCAGTCTCATTCGTTCTCGTCGAACAATTTCAAGTCTTTCAACGAGGAGCGAAACCGCGAGCCAGCGGTGGTGGAGCCGGAGGAGACCGGGGATAGGGACGGGTCCGGGTCTGAGTCAAGGAAGGTGAGGAAAGTCGATTGCGCCGAGGAGGCCGATTCAGCGATGAGGACGGAGAATTCGAACGATGATCCCTCTGCTCGGACGCTGAAACGACCCCGTTTGGTTTGGACTCCGCAGCTCCACAAGCGATTCGTGGATGTGGTGGGGCATCTGGGCATCAAGAACGCGGTTCCGAAGACTATTATGCAACTGATGAACGTAGAGGGCTTGACTCGGGAGAACGTCGCCAGTCATCTACAGAAGTATCGACTTTACCTGAAACGGATGCAGGGGCTGTCTAACGAGGGTCCATCTTCGTCCGACCATCTTTTCGCGTCCACGCCGGTGCCGCAGAGCTTGCACGAGTCTGGCGGAAAAGTGCATGGGAACGGTCATGGAAATGGTCACATGTCTGTTCCAATTCCCATGCCTTATGGGCAGACGATGATGCACATGCCCGTTCTTGGAGTGTCACATGGCCATGGCCATATGGGAATGTCAGGTCCAGGTGGATATCATGGCTACGAGTCTCATCATCCTTATAATATGTTGCAGCAGAGAGATTGGTCAGTTGTGTCGTACCCAAATGTCGGTCCTAATGATCAATAA